One Tolypothrix bouteillei VB521301 DNA window includes the following coding sequences:
- a CDS encoding AbrB/MazE/SpoVT family DNA-binding domain-containing protein, giving the protein MIQTLKLHKIGNSVGVTFSKELLEKLNLFEGDTLFVTETEHGIQLSPYDPEFEKAMAIYREGSQKFRHALKELAK; this is encoded by the coding sequence ATGATCCAGACCTTAAAGTTACACAAAATTGGTAATTCAGTAGGGGTGACATTTTCTAAGGAGTTGTTAGAAAAGCTCAACCTTTTTGAAGGAGATACTTTATTTGTGACGGAAACTGAACATGGAATTCAGCTTAGTCCTTACGATCCTGAATTTGAGAAAGCAATGGCCATTTATCGGGAAGGTAGCCAGAAGTTTCGTCATGCGTTGAAGGAACTGGCTAAGTGA
- a CDS encoding AAA family ATPase: MNSSNPVLNRLNQELNQVVVGQSTLIQQLLVALLAGGHVILEGVPGTGKTLLVKVLAQFIQADFRRVQLTPDVLPSDITGTNIFDLTTRSFSLKKGPVFTEVLLADEINRTPPKTQAALLEAMEETQVTLDGESLPLPDLFWTIATQNPLEFEGTYPLPEAQLDRFLFKLVVDYPDQAAEKQMLLNRQAGFAARRMDISGLQPVATVEQILEARQAVREIKVSEATIDYLLALVRSSRQYPDLTLGASPRAAGSWLQTSQAAAYLAGRDFVTPDDVKSVAPPLLRHRFILKPEAMLDGVQIDGVISSILNKVPVPR, encoded by the coding sequence ATGAATTCAAGCAATCCTGTATTAAATCGCCTTAATCAAGAACTCAATCAAGTTGTTGTCGGTCAATCTACCCTGATACAGCAGTTATTGGTAGCACTGCTAGCAGGTGGACACGTTATTTTGGAAGGAGTACCGGGAACGGGTAAAACTCTTTTAGTCAAAGTGTTGGCGCAGTTCATTCAAGCTGATTTTCGCCGCGTTCAACTGACGCCAGATGTTTTACCTTCAGATATAACAGGTACAAATATTTTTGATTTGACGACCCGCAGTTTCAGCTTAAAAAAGGGACCGGTGTTTACAGAAGTATTGCTTGCAGACGAAATAAACCGTACTCCCCCAAAAACGCAAGCAGCACTGTTGGAAGCAATGGAAGAGACGCAAGTCACGCTAGATGGTGAAAGCTTGCCTTTGCCAGATTTATTTTGGACGATCGCAACGCAAAATCCCCTAGAGTTTGAAGGGACGTACCCTTTGCCAGAAGCTCAGTTGGATAGATTTTTATTTAAACTGGTGGTCGATTACCCAGATCAAGCTGCAGAAAAGCAAATGTTACTCAATCGTCAAGCAGGATTTGCCGCACGACGAATGGATATTTCTGGTTTGCAACCAGTCGCAACCGTAGAGCAAATTTTGGAAGCCCGACAAGCTGTTAGAGAAATCAAAGTTTCTGAGGCGACGATTGACTATCTTTTGGCATTGGTAAGATCGTCGCGACAGTATCCCGATTTAACATTAGGTGCATCCCCTCGTGCGGCTGGTTCTTGGTTGCAAACATCCCAAGCAGCTGCCTATCTAGCAGGAAGAGATTTTGTCACTCCTGATGATGTAAAATCTGTTGCACCTCCTTTGTTGCGCCATCGTTTCATCCTTAAACCAGAAGCAATGCTAGATGGGGTACAAATTGATGGGGTTATTTCATCAATTTTGAATAAAGTTCCAGTCCCAAGGTAA
- a CDS encoding DUF58 domain-containing protein, with translation MVPSKRVYFLLILGIFIAPTIAIFLGVPNSILLTLLFDVAVLVLMLVDGLQVRRHRVQVTRELPSRLSIGRDNPVVLKVKSGNATATLQIRDFYPTEFGVSVALLNATVPSNSHQELTYTVHPSQRGEFSWGDIQIRQLGAWGLAWDNRKILHSLKVKVYPDLIGLRSLSIRLTLQSSGVNRQSRQLGIGTEFAELRNYRMGDDLRFIDWKATARRVGTHGNTPPLVRVLEPEQEQTLLILLDRGRLMTARVQGLQRFDWGLNATLSLALAGLQRGDRVGVGVFDRQMHLWIPSERGQHHLSHLIDRLTPIQPVLLESDYVGAVTSVVQQQSRRCLVVVITDLVDVTASVELLAALTRLTPRYLPFCVTLRDPLVDRIAHTPESEVTAAYTRAVALDLLAQRQVAFAQLKQKGVLVLDAPASQISNQLVDRYLGLKARNLL, from the coding sequence ATGGTTCCATCTAAGCGAGTTTATTTCTTATTAATATTAGGAATTTTTATTGCACCAACCATAGCCATCTTTCTTGGCGTTCCAAATAGCATCTTGTTGACTTTGCTGTTTGATGTAGCAGTGCTGGTGTTAATGCTTGTCGATGGTTTGCAAGTGCGACGCCACCGAGTGCAGGTAACGCGGGAGTTACCATCAAGATTGTCCATTGGGCGGGATAACCCAGTTGTTCTTAAAGTCAAATCGGGAAATGCTACAGCAACTCTTCAAATCCGCGACTTTTACCCAACTGAATTTGGAGTATCTGTAGCACTTCTAAATGCTACTGTCCCCAGTAACAGTCATCAAGAACTGACTTACACGGTTCACCCAAGTCAACGTGGAGAGTTTTCTTGGGGTGATATCCAAATCAGACAACTCGGTGCTTGGGGTTTAGCTTGGGATAATAGAAAGATTCTTCACAGTTTGAAAGTTAAAGTGTATCCCGATCTGATAGGGTTGCGATCGCTTTCCATTCGCCTGACACTACAATCTTCTGGAGTCAACCGCCAATCCCGACAGCTGGGGATCGGTACTGAGTTTGCCGAACTGCGTAACTACCGCATGGGCGACGATTTGCGGTTTATTGATTGGAAAGCTACAGCCCGTCGCGTGGGTACTCATGGCAATACACCCCCTTTAGTTAGGGTTTTGGAACCAGAACAAGAACAAACTTTGCTCATTTTGCTTGACCGGGGAAGGTTAATGACTGCACGAGTGCAAGGTTTGCAAAGATTTGATTGGGGCTTGAATGCGACATTATCCCTAGCTTTGGCTGGATTGCAACGAGGCGATCGCGTAGGCGTAGGGGTCTTTGACCGTCAAATGCATTTGTGGATTCCTTCAGAAAGAGGTCAACATCACTTGAGCCATCTTATAGATCGCCTGACTCCCATTCAACCCGTATTACTAGAATCTGATTATGTAGGTGCAGTCACGAGTGTTGTGCAGCAGCAGTCCCGGCGTTGTCTTGTGGTTGTCATTACCGATTTAGTTGATGTGACTGCTTCTGTGGAACTTCTTGCAGCACTCACCAGACTGACACCCCGCTATCTACCCTTCTGTGTCACCCTGCGCGATCCGCTTGTTGACCGCATAGCACACACACCAGAAAGTGAAGTCACGGCTGCTTATACCCGTGCTGTCGCCTTGGATTTATTGGCACAAAGGCAAGTCGCATTTGCCCAGCTCAAACAAAAAGGGGTATTGGTACTTGATGCACCTGCAAGTCAAATAAGTAACCAATTAGTCGATCGCTATCTAGGACTCAAAGCACGCAATTTATTGTGA
- a CDS encoding type I secretion C-terminal target domain-containing protein → MSSLLGTNLSGVSYWSSELPFLDVFKTAASWFPQKPGLWNAGSDIKLNLDENGWVKSLPKVGDPNPQYTSVATLINRISLAPGVKENYPGGKYVVLYEGEGKLEYGFDAKLDAASSKPGRDVIDVNPSGSGIYLKLTETDPNGTGNYIRNVRIVPEAYEKTYKTQIFNPTFVEKIDNFSTLRFMDWMGTNGSDQGEWKNRPTTATSNYTYSNKGVPVEVMVELANKTGANPWFTIPHQATDEYVANFAKIVKEKLDPKLKVYVEYSNEVWNSQFEQFHWANEQGKKIGGDWLDWQSRRTEQVGDIWDKEFGNEKDRVVTVLGSQAANPWVTEQLMKKVQAYDPNFTVDAVGIAPYVGFNVSPQQEAEVESWTKQSDGGLAKVFDYLNKTALPKTLEHITNNKEITDKYGVNLVAYEGGQHLVGIKGVENNEAIMKMFINANRDPRMGELYGKYLESWDKLTDGSAFVNFSDIGTPNKWGSWGALEHLYQPTSSKWEALQDFIETHSNPSTTPLPIKDAKATDGNDELNGTNNNDILNGKGGNDSLRGKQGNDILNGGKGDDTLVGGEGFDVLIGGSGKDRLWGGQGNDYLIGGEGEDRLSGGKGRDRFVYNSLKEGGDTIVDFDPTQDTIDLRRIFNSSMYDNSSQRFSKYVELKQVASGTAVRIDRDGDTKFSKFDNFLVLEKVNVSQLSANNFIVV, encoded by the coding sequence GTGTCGAGCCTTTTAGGTACAAATCTTAGTGGAGTTTCTTACTGGTCCAGTGAACTACCATTTTTAGATGTCTTCAAAACAGCTGCCTCGTGGTTTCCACAGAAGCCGGGACTCTGGAATGCTGGAAGCGATATAAAACTCAACTTGGATGAGAATGGTTGGGTAAAATCATTACCCAAGGTAGGAGACCCAAATCCCCAGTACACTTCTGTTGCAACGTTAATCAATCGCATTTCCCTTGCTCCTGGGGTAAAAGAAAATTATCCTGGGGGCAAATATGTGGTGCTGTACGAAGGCGAAGGTAAATTGGAGTATGGATTTGATGCCAAACTAGATGCAGCGAGTTCCAAGCCAGGTCGAGATGTTATTGATGTCAATCCTTCAGGTTCGGGCATTTATCTGAAACTGACCGAAACAGATCCCAACGGTACGGGAAATTACATTCGCAATGTTCGCATCGTACCGGAAGCTTACGAAAAAACTTACAAGACCCAAATTTTTAATCCCACCTTTGTAGAGAAAATTGATAATTTTTCTACACTCAGGTTTATGGATTGGATGGGAACTAATGGTTCCGACCAAGGCGAGTGGAAGAATCGACCAACAACGGCAACGTCAAACTACACTTACAGCAATAAAGGCGTGCCAGTAGAAGTGATGGTGGAACTGGCAAATAAAACGGGAGCAAATCCTTGGTTTACAATTCCCCATCAAGCCACAGATGAGTATGTCGCCAACTTTGCCAAGATCGTCAAAGAAAAGCTCGATCCAAAGCTCAAAGTTTACGTGGAATATTCCAATGAGGTTTGGAATTCTCAGTTCGAGCAATTTCATTGGGCAAACGAGCAAGGAAAAAAAATTGGTGGCGACTGGTTGGATTGGCAAAGCCGCCGTACCGAACAGGTAGGTGATATTTGGGATAAGGAGTTTGGCAACGAGAAAGATCGTGTCGTGACAGTCCTCGGTAGCCAAGCTGCAAACCCGTGGGTTACCGAGCAATTGATGAAGAAAGTGCAAGCCTACGATCCCAACTTCACAGTTGATGCTGTTGGTATTGCTCCCTATGTTGGATTCAATGTATCACCGCAACAAGAAGCTGAAGTAGAGAGTTGGACAAAGCAATCAGATGGTGGTTTAGCGAAAGTTTTTGACTACTTGAATAAGACTGCACTGCCAAAAACACTGGAGCACATCACCAACAATAAAGAAATCACTGATAAATATGGTGTAAATTTAGTTGCCTATGAAGGGGGACAGCACTTAGTTGGCATCAAAGGCGTCGAGAACAATGAAGCCATTATGAAAATGTTTATCAATGCCAACCGCGATCCCCGTATGGGAGAGCTGTATGGCAAGTACCTAGAGAGTTGGGATAAGCTGACCGATGGTAGCGCGTTTGTGAATTTTTCTGATATTGGCACGCCAAATAAATGGGGTTCTTGGGGTGCTTTGGAACACCTTTACCAACCTACTTCCTCAAAGTGGGAAGCGCTGCAAGACTTCATTGAAACTCATAGTAACCCCAGTACCACCCCTCTTCCTATCAAAGACGCAAAGGCAACTGATGGGAACGACGAATTGAATGGTACCAATAACAACGATATCTTAAATGGCAAAGGTGGCAATGACTCCTTGCGAGGGAAACAAGGGAACGATATCCTCAACGGTGGCAAGGGTGATGACACACTTGTAGGAGGAGAAGGTTTTGATGTTTTGATTGGGGGTTCGGGCAAAGATCGTCTTTGGGGTGGTCAGGGGAATGACTATCTCATCGGTGGTGAAGGAGAAGATCGGCTTTCCGGTGGTAAGGGTCGCGATCGCTTTGTCTACAACAGCTTGAAAGAAGGAGGAGACACAATTGTTGATTTTGACCCCACTCAGGATACTATCGACTTGCGTCGCATCTTCAACAGCTCGATGTATGACAACTCATCGCAACGATTCTCCAAATACGTTGAATTAAAACAAGTTGCTTCCGGTACAGCAGTTCGTATTGACAGGGATGGCGATACCAAATTTAGTAAGTTTGATAACTTCTTGGTGTTGGAAAAAGTTAACGTCTCTCAATTGAGTGCAAACAACTTTATTGTTGTTTAG
- a CDS encoding RNA-guided endonuclease InsQ/TnpB family protein, with protein sequence MLLGFKTELKLNNQQRTELLKHCGVARHAWNWGLGLTKQILDWNEENPTEKIKFPTAIDLHKWLVALVKSECPWYYECSKSTPQGALRALRIAWKYCFEKKKGVPQFKKKGQHDNFTLEGTVKILGNCKIQVPKIGVLKTYERLPFGFAVPYGGFPACRAVSPQVQPKSVTISREADRWFISLRFDVPREALRVEDSIRQTSQQESLNVSIVGVDLGVLNLATLSTGEIIEGAKSYKKYKDKLARMQWLNRHKIQGLANWKKAQMQVARLHRKIANIRKDTLHKLTTLLAKNHGVIVIEDLNVSGMMANGKLAASIQDMGFFEFRRQLTYKCELYGSKLVIADRWFPSSKTCSKCGTVKKELSLKERTFECDCGLSLNRDLNAAINLKNYSSIAAS encoded by the coding sequence ATGCTGTTAGGTTTTAAGACAGAATTGAAATTAAATAACCAACAGCGAACAGAGTTACTAAAACATTGTGGTGTGGCACGTCATGCGTGGAACTGGGGATTAGGTTTAACCAAGCAAATTCTTGATTGGAACGAAGAAAATCCTACAGAGAAAATCAAGTTTCCGACGGCAATTGACTTACATAAATGGTTAGTAGCATTAGTAAAATCAGAGTGCCCTTGGTATTACGAATGTTCTAAATCTACACCACAAGGAGCTCTAAGAGCGTTGAGAATTGCTTGGAAGTATTGTTTTGAAAAGAAGAAAGGAGTTCCACAATTTAAAAAGAAAGGACAGCACGACAATTTTACTTTAGAAGGCACTGTCAAAATTCTCGGGAATTGTAAAATTCAAGTTCCAAAGATTGGTGTATTGAAAACCTATGAACGACTTCCCTTCGGGTTCGCAGTCCCCTACGGCGGGTTTCCCGCCTGCAGGGCTGTCTCACCCCAAGTTCAACCGAAATCAGTCACCATCAGTCGTGAAGCTGATAGATGGTTTATTTCACTCAGGTTTGATGTACCACGCGAAGCTCTCCGGGTAGAAGATTCTATCCGGCAGACTTCGCAACAAGAATCACTCAATGTCAGCATTGTAGGCGTTGACCTTGGTGTTTTGAATTTAGCAACATTGTCCACTGGTGAGATTATTGAAGGAGCTAAATCGTACAAAAAATACAAAGACAAGTTAGCTAGAATGCAATGGCTGAATCGCCATAAAATTCAAGGCTTAGCTAACTGGAAAAAAGCCCAAATGCAAGTAGCTAGGCTGCATAGAAAGATAGCCAACATCCGAAAAGATACATTACACAAGTTGACCACATTATTAGCCAAGAACCACGGTGTAATAGTTATTGAAGACTTGAACGTATCAGGCATGATGGCTAACGGCAAGCTAGCAGCAAGCATTCAAGATATGGGATTTTTTGAATTTCGTAGACAGCTAACCTACAAGTGCGAACTGTATGGCTCAAAGCTTGTCATTGCTGATAGATGGTTCCCCAGTTCTAAGACTTGCTCCAAGTGTGGAACAGTTAAAAAAGAACTGTCTCTTAAAGAAAGGACTTTTGAGTGTGATTGCGGTCTGAGTTTAAACAGAGACTTGAACGCTGCAATCAACCTTAAGAATTATTCGTCCATCGCTGCTAGTTAG
- a CDS encoding stage II sporulation protein M, whose amino-acid sequence MNIQRWIARREPNWQRLDALLSQVEKKGLKSLNSSEIRELASLYRSVAADLARARTQQLGNTLLQNLHLLTNRAYAQIYQGSRRQEWQAVLQFYRWGLPSLVQQTFPYIAAAFGTFLLGALVAWWYAWHDPAFLSGVVPERLIKMVRDEHKLWMGSIVGIEPLASSGITINNLSVSFGAVAGGMTAGFYTAYLMVFNGLLIGAIATLVGQNNLAYPFWAFVLPHGALELPAIFLAGGAGFLIGRAILFPGKYRRMDALKFYGSKAVQLVFGIVPMLVVAGIIEGFFSPNPSVPDPVKYIVGMGLFVFLVAYFSRRQKAI is encoded by the coding sequence ATGAATATTCAACGTTGGATTGCTCGACGAGAACCAAATTGGCAGCGTCTTGATGCCTTATTAAGCCAGGTTGAGAAAAAAGGGTTAAAATCGCTGAATTCCAGTGAAATTAGAGAATTAGCAAGTTTGTATCGCTCGGTTGCTGCAGATTTGGCACGCGCCCGCACCCAGCAACTTGGTAACACATTACTACAAAATTTACATCTTTTAACAAACAGAGCCTATGCACAAATTTATCAAGGTTCGCGCCGTCAGGAATGGCAAGCAGTGCTGCAATTTTATCGTTGGGGACTACCATCACTCGTGCAGCAAACCTTTCCCTACATTGCTGCAGCTTTCGGGACGTTTTTATTAGGAGCATTAGTCGCTTGGTGGTACGCATGGCATGATCCGGCTTTTTTGTCTGGTGTAGTGCCAGAACGGTTAATCAAAATGGTGCGAGACGAGCATAAACTTTGGATGGGGTCGATCGTGGGTATTGAACCTTTAGCTTCAAGCGGTATTACAATCAATAATCTGTCGGTATCTTTTGGTGCTGTTGCAGGTGGGATGACAGCCGGATTTTACACGGCTTACTTGATGGTGTTTAACGGCTTGTTAATTGGTGCCATTGCTACACTTGTGGGGCAAAATAATCTTGCGTATCCATTTTGGGCTTTTGTTTTGCCACATGGAGCGTTAGAGTTACCTGCAATCTTTTTAGCAGGTGGGGCAGGTTTTTTAATAGGAAGAGCCATTTTATTTCCCGGTAAATACCGCCGCATGGATGCGCTTAAGTTCTATGGTTCTAAGGCAGTACAGCTAGTTTTTGGGATTGTACCAATGTTAGTTGTTGCTGGTATCATTGAAGGATTTTTCTCTCCCAATCCCTCTGTGCCAGATCCGGTGAAGTATATTGTGGGCATGGGATTATTTGTGTTTTTAGTAGCTTATTTCAGCCGTCGGCAAAAAGCTATTTAA